From Longimicrobium sp., one genomic window encodes:
- a CDS encoding tetratricopeptide repeat protein, with the protein MKIERGLILAAGIAVASACASAGTTGGGGAAAGPTVAASSALPQVQCAAGPPAVTAQATAAQAALNRTLILQGAAQTPFYNTAMEQARAGIAADANNPLHYFLLAQAALGTNNYAAADSAFRRTVTLCPQFASEVNPQRERAAQMVFNAGVESFNRQDTAQALAQWEQAGRLNEAMPQAYFNQAVVYAGRNDHARAATAYRAALAALERVTPDTSNAAELVETRAGSLSGLLNAGAHFFSVNDFARAGEMFAEVHRLDPNHRDAWYNHALSLYKLERWQELVPVASRLVQIDPLNYNARIVLFNAYKGISDAAKTSRNTAVETANRNLAVSTLQAADSLPVQVDETQLSTRDDGARLTGVVKGGIARAGTPIRLNFTFFGPSGPVGTQSITVNAPAKDASTPFEVAMPTTQPVTGYSYRVGS; encoded by the coding sequence ATGAAGATCGAACGTGGGCTGATCCTTGCCGCCGGCATCGCCGTGGCGAGCGCCTGCGCGAGCGCGGGCACCACCGGGGGCGGCGGCGCGGCCGCCGGGCCCACCGTGGCGGCTTCGTCGGCGCTGCCGCAGGTGCAGTGCGCCGCGGGCCCGCCCGCCGTGACCGCGCAGGCCACCGCCGCGCAGGCTGCGCTCAACCGCACGCTGATCCTCCAGGGCGCGGCGCAGACGCCGTTCTACAACACGGCCATGGAGCAGGCGCGCGCCGGCATCGCGGCCGACGCCAACAACCCGCTCCACTACTTCCTGCTGGCCCAGGCGGCGCTCGGCACCAACAACTACGCCGCCGCCGACAGCGCCTTCCGCCGCACGGTGACGCTCTGCCCGCAGTTCGCGAGCGAGGTCAACCCGCAGCGCGAGCGCGCCGCGCAGATGGTGTTCAACGCGGGCGTGGAGTCGTTCAACCGGCAGGACACCGCCCAGGCCCTGGCGCAGTGGGAACAGGCCGGGCGGCTGAACGAGGCGATGCCGCAGGCGTACTTCAACCAGGCCGTGGTGTACGCGGGCCGCAACGACCACGCGCGCGCCGCCACGGCGTACCGCGCCGCGCTCGCCGCGCTGGAGCGCGTCACGCCCGACACCAGCAACGCCGCCGAGCTCGTGGAGACGCGGGCGGGGAGCCTTTCGGGGCTGCTGAACGCGGGCGCGCACTTCTTCTCGGTCAACGACTTCGCGCGCGCCGGCGAGATGTTCGCCGAGGTACACCGCCTGGACCCCAACCACCGCGATGCCTGGTACAACCACGCGCTCTCGCTGTACAAGCTGGAGCGCTGGCAGGAGCTGGTGCCGGTGGCCTCGCGCCTGGTGCAGATCGACCCGCTCAACTACAACGCGCGGATCGTGCTGTTCAACGCGTACAAGGGGATCTCGGACGCGGCCAAGACGTCGCGCAACACTGCCGTGGAGACGGCGAACCGGAACCTGGCGGTGAGCACCCTCCAGGCGGCGGACTCCCTGCCGGTGCAGGTGGACGAGACGCAGCTCAGCACGCGTGACGACGGCGCCCGCCTCACCGGTGTGGTGAAGGGCGGCATTGCGCGCGCGGGCACGCCCATCCGCCTGAACTTCACCTTCTTCGGCCCCTCCGGCCCAGTGGGCACGCAGAGCATTACCGTGAACGCCCCCGCCAAGGACGCCTCGACCCCGTTCGAGGTCGCGATGCCCACGACGCAGCCGGTGACGGGGTACAGTTATCGAGTGGGAAGCTGA
- the der gene encoding ribosome biogenesis GTPase Der: MKLPVVAVVGRPNVGKSTFFNRVIGERVAIVEDRPGVTRDRNFYHTEWNARQFYLVDTGGMVEGSDEPMDRLIRAQVLTAIEEADVLVLVVDVKSGAHPLDYAIAEILRKTQKPAILLVNKVDNLGNPNAVGHHDFWDLGLGEPLPMSSLSGKGSGDILDEIVKHLPDVEGEEEEALRVAVIGKPNVGKSSFVNRLLGEDRLVVSDVAGTTRDAIDTPMQYHGRKLIFVDTAGLRRQAKIEDGVEFYSSIRTERAISRADVCVLMIDATEPIAVQDLKIAEKAWESGCGLVLVANKWDLVEKETQSAPNYEKEIRNRAPFLKWVPILFTSTVTGQRVYKTLDLILAVQEQRTRRIATHEVNEVLRALVMRAKPPHHHGHPVKFLYGTQVSVAPPTMVLWVNHPDGVMESYERYLQNGFRDAWGFSGVPIRINLRQRGEEAD; encoded by the coding sequence GTGAAGCTTCCCGTAGTCGCCGTCGTCGGCCGTCCCAACGTGGGCAAGTCCACCTTCTTCAACCGCGTCATCGGCGAGCGGGTGGCGATCGTGGAAGACCGTCCCGGGGTGACCCGCGACCGCAACTTCTACCATACCGAGTGGAACGCACGCCAGTTCTACCTGGTGGACACCGGCGGCATGGTGGAAGGGTCGGACGAGCCGATGGACCGGCTGATCCGCGCCCAGGTGCTCACCGCCATCGAAGAGGCGGACGTGCTGGTGCTGGTGGTGGACGTCAAGAGCGGCGCGCATCCGCTGGACTACGCCATCGCCGAGATCCTGCGCAAGACGCAGAAGCCCGCCATCCTGCTGGTCAACAAGGTGGACAACCTGGGGAATCCCAACGCCGTGGGGCACCACGACTTCTGGGACCTGGGATTGGGCGAGCCGCTCCCCATGTCGTCGCTCAGCGGCAAGGGGAGCGGCGACATCCTGGACGAGATCGTCAAGCACCTCCCCGACGTGGAGGGAGAGGAGGAGGAGGCGCTGCGCGTGGCGGTCATCGGCAAGCCCAACGTCGGCAAGTCGTCGTTCGTCAACCGGCTGCTCGGCGAGGACCGGCTGGTGGTGAGCGACGTCGCCGGCACCACGCGCGACGCCATCGACACCCCCATGCAGTACCACGGCCGCAAGCTGATCTTCGTGGACACCGCGGGGCTGCGCCGGCAGGCGAAGATCGAGGACGGGGTGGAGTTCTACTCCTCCATCCGCACCGAGCGCGCGATCTCGCGGGCCGACGTGTGCGTGCTGATGATCGACGCCACCGAGCCCATCGCCGTGCAGGACCTCAAGATCGCCGAGAAAGCGTGGGAGTCCGGGTGCGGGCTGGTTCTTGTCGCCAACAAGTGGGACCTGGTCGAAAAGGAGACGCAGAGCGCGCCCAACTACGAGAAGGAGATCCGCAACCGCGCCCCCTTTCTGAAGTGGGTGCCCATCCTCTTCACCAGCACGGTGACGGGACAGCGCGTGTACAAGACGCTGGACCTGATCCTCGCGGTGCAGGAGCAGCGCACGCGCCGCATCGCCACGCACGAGGTGAACGAGGTGCTCCGCGCGCTCGTCATGCGCGCCAAGCCGCCGCACCATCATGGGCATCCGGTCAAGTTCCTGTACGGCACCCAGGTCTCCGTCGCGCCCCCCACGATGGTGCTCTGGGTCAACCATCCCGACGGGGTGATGGA